The sequence TTGAGAGCATCTGCAGGCAGCGGTCAGCGGAAATGCGTCCGGGAGCTGGGGAGAGCTAAACTCTTCACGGGTGCGCCCGTTATTGCGCTTAGAGGGATGGCAAGTGCTGTCCAAGCAGAGTGGAACCACGGAACCACCGTCTCTGTCAGGAGATGGTGGTTTTTTTACGTTGTTTTTTAGAGTAGAGAAAGGAAGAAAATTCATGTTCAAACGCATCAAGCAAGATATCCAAGTTGTTTTTGAACGCGATCCGGCTGCGCGGAGCGTGTTAGAGGTCCTTCTGTGCTACTCCGGCCTGCATGCGATTTGGATGCATCGAATTTCGCATCGCTTGTTTTTGAAAGGCTGGATTTTGGCAGCGCGTCTGATTTCTAATTTTGCCCGCTTTTTAACAGGCATAGAAATCCATCCTGGTGCAACCATTGGCGAAGGTTTGTTTATTGACCACGGCACAGGCATTGTTATTGGCGAAACCGCTGAAATCGGCGATAATGTCACCTTATATCAAGGCGTTACTCTTGGCGGAACAGGCAAGGAGAAGGGAAAGCGCCATCCTACGGTGGGAAATAATGTAGTTATTGCCAGCGGCGCGAAAGTGCTGGGCTCATTTAAGGTAGGAGATAATTCTAAAATCGGCGCTGGTTCGGTAGTTCTCAAGGAAGTTCCGCCCAATTCGACTGTAGTGGGCATTCCTGGCCGCATTGTTTGGCATGAAGGGCGTCGGATTGACAATAACCAGACCGTAGATCTTATTGATTTGGATCATAACGACTTGCCGGATCCGATTGTAGAAATGATGATGTGCATGCAGCGCAATATGCACCGTATGGAAAAACGTCTTGGCGAATTAGAAGAGGAGTTGAAGAAACAATGAATTTGCGTGTGTATAATACCTTGACTAAACAGAAAGAAGCCTTTGTTCCGATAGAAGAAGGAAAAGTTAAAATGTATGTTTGCGGCGTTACGCCGTACAATCATCCTCATATTGGCAACGCTAGGCCATTTGTGACCTGGGATGTCATTCGCCGCTACTTGGAGCATCAAGGCTGGGAAGTGATGCATGTGCAAAACTTCACCGATGTGGATGATAAAATTATTCGGACCGCCAATGAAGAGCAAGTACCGTGGCATACTATTTCCGAGCGCTATATCGCCAGCTATTTTGAAGTGATGGATAAGCTGAATGTGCGCCGGGCGGCGATCTATCCTAAAGTATCTACGCACATGCAAGAGATCATCGACATGGTAGCCAAGCTGGTGAAAGACGGTTTTGCCTATGTCGTTGACGGCGATGTGTATTATGC is a genomic window of Anaeromusa acidaminophila DSM 3853 containing:
- the cysE gene encoding serine O-acetyltransferase; translated protein: MFFRVEKGRKFMFKRIKQDIQVVFERDPAARSVLEVLLCYSGLHAIWMHRISHRLFLKGWILAARLISNFARFLTGIEIHPGATIGEGLFIDHGTGIVIGETAEIGDNVTLYQGVTLGGTGKEKGKRHPTVGNNVVIASGAKVLGSFKVGDNSKIGAGSVVLKEVPPNSTVVGIPGRIVWHEGRRIDNNQTVDLIDLDHNDLPDPIVEMMMCMQRNMHRMEKRLGELEEELKKQ